Within the Borrelia parkeri genome, the region GAAGATATAGCTGCTTTAAAACCATTTAAAGTCCTAAGAATATCCCCCTGCTTTTCATAAATTAAAGCAAGCTCTCTAGAGCTTTTAACAAGACCATTTTTTTTATAAAAATCATAATCATTTAAAGCCAGACTAACAATATTACTTGCCTTAAGAGCATCATTGTTCCTCTCATAAATATCTGACAAAATTCTATAAGCAACAATCTTTTCATAAGAATTTTTAATTGAATCTTCTTGTCTAAAACTATTCAGTGCTGTTAACAAATACCCTTCTGATTTCTTAAGATCACCCATATAATAAAAATATCTACCACTCTCAAAAAGAGCCTTATCGTAGTCAGGATTTTTGAATAAAATTCTTCTAAGAATATATTCAATCTCTGAGTTAAGATTAATATCATTTAAAGTATTAGAAATGCTTTTTCCATTACCTGCCTTAAAACTAGAAAATTCTTTATTAAGTAAGTTCATTTGAGCACTGAAATATTTTAAATTTCTAGAAAGAGCATTTATTCTTTTATTATAAACTGTAAACTCAACATATTTATCTATCAATTTCTTAACATATTTAGTATAAACTACTTCATCAATATCTAATTCCTTATTTACCTTAATAAAAGCATTTACATCTTCAGCTTCTTTCTCAGCACCAGCCTCAATGTAAGCATTAAAAAGCTTAAACAAAATTTCCTTTTTATGACCATATTTTGAAAGCAAAATAGTGTAATTATTAATGCTATCTTTGTAATATGCAGGATCTCTTTGCGCCCACTGAAAATAATTATCACCCTTAGCCATTAATGCCTCATAATCATAAATAGAATAAGATATAACCTCATCTAAAATAGCATTGGCATCAGCATACTCACCAAGCCTCATTTTCATAGAAGCATAAGATATATACCCATCCCTATCAAAATTTTTACGTCTTCTCTTAGAAGCACCCACAGAAAATGGATCAATGGTAAATAATTCTTCATATTTTTCCTCAGCACTATCAAAATCTCTTACATCTTCAAAAACTTTAGCATAAGTTAAAAACCACTTTTTGTTAGGTTTCATATAATATGCATCCCTAAAAATAGCTTTAGCAAGATCTCTCTTATTCTCATATATGTATGATATTCCCTCTTTATATTTTCTATCAGAGGCAATATAAAAAAACATAACATCAACTAAAAAATAAAAAGACAAAAAGGTCAAAATAACAAAAAGAGATGCAATTTTAAAGATTGGAGTTAAAGCTTTAGAAAGTCTATAGCTAAATTTCTTTTCAAGTTTGCTACATTCCTCTGCTTTATAATACATAACAGGCAATTTAACAGAACGCCCAACAATGTCTCCAACAAATTTAGCAATAAACTTAAGCCCTTTTTTATTTTGTTCAACAAGATCAATTAATGCTTCAATTTTGTACCTAGAGACATTCTCTAGCATTAAAGCCTCAGCAATAGCAATTCTCAAATTTCTAGGATAAGAATCTAAATGCTTGAAAAATAAAGGATAATTAACTTTAAAATTATGTTTACCTAAAGGTTCTTTTTGGTCATCTTCCAAAAATTCAAAATCATCTGAAAGATTAGACAATTTATCCTCTTCACCATCACTAAGATTTTCAGAATTTTCATTAGAAAAAAATTCATCACTGTCAGGCATTTCTAAACGATCACTTGTTTCATCTGATTCATTTAGACCACTAATCATATTTTCAAGATCAAAATCATCATTATTATCATTTAGAGATTTCTGACTCAAATTATTAGCATCAATCCCATTGTCAACAGATTCATCAGAATTTAATAAATCTGAATCCAAATCACTCTCTATATC harbors:
- the flcA gene encoding periplasmic flagellar collar protein FlcA encodes the protein MPDIEKINKFKRELLDNISDERAQKERFGIKMDIEPPKDGESIVPWEKQEEVFDLEEEPGDELDLDAMLDDLDSEEEQKDGSNENDIAILKDSKKVDIDPEFNDLDNDFDVLSSNLEENLEKVLDDNSISLDDAINFDLDNNADNLQNLDIESDLDSDLLNSDESVDNGIDANNLSQKSLNDNNDDFDLENMISGLNESDETSDRLEMPDSDEFFSNENSENLSDGEEDKLSNLSDDFEFLEDDQKEPLGKHNFKVNYPLFFKHLDSYPRNLRIAIAEALMLENVSRYKIEALIDLVEQNKKGLKFIAKFVGDIVGRSVKLPVMYYKAEECSKLEKKFSYRLSKALTPIFKIASLFVILTFLSFYFLVDVMFFYIASDRKYKEGISYIYENKRDLAKAIFRDAYYMKPNKKWFLTYAKVFEDVRDFDSAEEKYEELFTIDPFSVGASKRRRKNFDRDGYISYASMKMRLGEYADANAILDEVISYSIYDYEALMAKGDNYFQWAQRDPAYYKDSINNYTILLSKYGHKKEILFKLFNAYIEAGAEKEAEDVNAFIKVNKELDIDEVVYTKYVKKLIDKYVEFTVYNKRINALSRNLKYFSAQMNLLNKEFSSFKAGNGKSISNTLNDINLNSEIEYILRRILFKNPDYDKALFESGRYFYYMGDLKKSEGYLLTALNSFRQEDSIKNSYEKIVAYRILSDIYERNNDALKASNIVSLALNDYDFYKKNGLVKSSRELALIYEKQGDILRTLNGFKAAISSYEMAINEGVNSPDVYYKLALLNYKENNYKDALTYLFRVQNMSGFANSNKVLNSIASVLYKMGDFEAARSYYLRVLQNLESEKSSILSFKPQGNDHHKALLIKEIEIYNNLGVVEIRASLGDRIESGVVRNNNLFDSGIANLTESSRIFDLLNRDDDMVKSVKKDLASLNLRGIFKNDFIGSKILFYDNLADNL